The genomic interval ATTCCTAAAGATAATCCTGCTGTTGAAAAAGCAGAAAAAACTTCAAAAAAAATAGAGAGTATCTCTTGGTTGGGGTCTAAACAAATAATAATCAGAATGCTAGTATAGATTACAATAAGAGATAACATTATAATTGAAAAAGCTAATTTAATAGATTCTGAAGATATTTCTTTTCTTTGAATCTCTAACCTATCTTTTCCTCTAGACAAAGAAACAATATTCATTAGTGCCAATGCAAAAGTACTTGTTTTAATTCCACCACCTGTAGAAGCTGGAGAAGCCCCTATCCACATTAAAAATATGGTAAATAAGATAGTAATTGGAGCTAATTTATTCATATCTAATACTTGAAATCCTGCTGTTCTAGATGTAGCAGAAGAAAAAAATGAAACTATCCATTTTCCTACAAAAGAAGGATGTTCTGAAAGAGAACAATGGTATTCGCTGATATAATAAAAAATAGTTCCTAAAAAAAGTAAAAAAAAAGTAGTAAACACGACTATTTTTGTATTTAACGTGACAATGTGAACAGGATGTCTAAAATATTCATATTTCAAAATTTTTGAAAAAAATTTTTTAAATGTTATCCATATGTATGTAAAAAAATTAAATAAAATATCAAAACCGATTCCCCCCAATATTAATAAACATGCAACAATAAATTGAAACAAATAATTGAATCTTACAGATTCAGAATAAAATCCTTGGCTAAGAGTAGAAAAACCTCCATTGCAAAAAGCGGATATAGAATGAAAAACAGAAAAAAATAATGGATTTTCCAATTTTCTATTAATTGAAAAATAAATTAATAAAGCTCCTATTGTTTCTACTATTAAAGTAAACAGGACCACTTTGACAGCTAAAATAAGAACATTATTCGTAGTTTTTTTATTTAAAAAATTACTGATATAAACCCCCTCTCTAAAAGAAAATCCATCTCTAAAAAAATAACTAAAAAAAGAAGTGATAGTCAAAATCCCAAGGCCTCCAAGTTCTACCAAAGAAAGTAGAATTATTTTTCCAAAAAAAGTAAAATCTTTTTCTGTGTCTAATACCACTAGTCCCGTTACACAAACGGCACTTGTAGAAGTGAACAAAGCATCTATAAATGATATTCTTTTTACTGTAGATGATGGAAGCATTAATAATATAGATCCCAAAAAAGACAAAATAATAAAACTAGTAATAAAAATAAAAGCAGGATTATGTATTTTAACGTATACAATACGCATAAAATGTGTTACTCGTATAAGTATATATAAGATGAGACTAATAAACAAGGGAATTTTTACTTCTGAAATTTCTTCATTCTTATAAAAAATTTGAAAAAAGGAAAAAATAAGTGATCCCATCAAAATAAAAAAAGATAAAAAAATCATAGATTGATATCCTTTGTTCAGATTCTTTTCGAAAAGAACAAAAAAATGTAGAATACTTAAAAAAAATACTATTCCAATAAGCATTATTGAATTGAAAAAAGGATTTATATAAGTTTTCCATCCTAAAGATATCATTACATATAAAAATAAAACTGGAGTTATAAACGACAATAGATTCTTATATCTACTAATTTTTATCATACATAATTTTTTTTGAAATTTTTTTCATATTAAAAAATTAGTTATTAAGTGTTTTCAAATAAAAAATAAAACGGATTTATTTTCATTTTTTCAAAAAATTCATGATCTTTTTAAAATTTAAAAAATTAAGTTAATTAATTTTAATTATATTATTTATACTAAGTTTTTAAACTAGTTTTTTCTCTGTCTATTACTTGATTAGTAGAAAAAATAAACGGCTACTTTTCGATTCTTATATTATAAATAAAAAGGCATAAATGTTTCAATATTATTGAATTCTTTATTACAAAATTTTTCATAAGAAAGAGAACACATTTCCATTGCAGATGGGGTTATTTTTTTAGGAATAAAACGAAATAGTTCATAAAAAAACTTTTTTTCTTTTTTTGAAAAATTAACGTTTCCAAAAAAATAGACTCTCTTATTTTT from Blattabacterium cuenoti carries:
- a CDS encoding TrkH family potassium uptake protein — protein: MIKISRYKNLLSFITPVLFLYVMISLGWKTYINPFFNSIMLIGIVFFLSILHFFVLFEKNLNKGYQSMIFLSFFILMGSLIFSFFQIFYKNEEISEVKIPLFISLILYILIRVTHFMRIVYVKIHNPAFIFITSFIILSFLGSILLMLPSSTVKRISFIDALFTSTSAVCVTGLVVLDTEKDFTFFGKIILLSLVELGGLGILTITSFFSYFFRDGFSFREGVYISNFLNKKTTNNVLILAVKVVLFTLIVETIGALLIYFSINRKLENPLFFSVFHSISAFCNGGFSTLSQGFYSESVRFNYLFQFIVACLLILGGIGFDILFNFFTYIWITFKKFFSKILKYEYFRHPVHIVTLNTKIVVFTTFFLLFLGTIFYYISEYHCSLSEHPSFVGKWIVSFFSSATSRTAGFQVLDMNKLAPITILFTIFLMWIGASPASTGGGIKTSTFALALMNIVSLSRGKDRLEIQRKEISSESIKLAFSIIMLSLIVIYTSILIIICLDPNQEILSIFFEVFSAFSTAGLSLGITSNLSIGSKLVLIVLMLLGRIGIFNIMLGLLKNRVNTHDYYRYPLGYVLIC